The genomic stretch ACACTGAGCAAACGTGACCTGTTTACCGTATACATGCTGTATATTTACATTGTTCATGTGTGAGCTGAGCGGAGAGGTGGCGACAGATGCGGACACACCCTTTATTTGCCCTTAAGGCTCTAATGATTTCAGTAACGATGCCTTGTGATGCCTGCAACGACTGCATGTATAACCGAGAGAAGAGCCGCTCTTACGAAACAGATGATAaggggaggtgaggaggaggaggaggaggaggaggagacaggaaacaggggcagaggaggagggcaTGAATGAGTGGGAGTCGCTGGACAATGAGCGCTAACATTACAGGAAGTGCTGATCAAGGAAAGTAAGTCAAGatgggaaggaaggaggaagagaagccGAGGGGGGCGAAAAGCTTAGGGCGGCCGATATGAACCTGTGTGGCCGATTGGAAGGTGATAAGAAGACGCGGGAAGGAGCCGACGGCCGCGGCAGGAAGTGACAGAATAAAAGACGCCACAGTGGAATGAAGGAATCcgacacacccacacagttcAGGCCGTTTGCTCATGACAGGTGTTACTGGTCCTGTGTTATCTCTGTCTATTAGAAACTCATCTCTAAACTGGCTTTTAGCTGCTCCCGGTTAACTTCCGCTCTCCATCGTGCCCAATGCATCATCAACACGATGATGAAGAGGCTGTCGTTAAACTGCCATCTTTGTATGTTTTCCCAAAGACATTTTGAACAGAgctctttctccttttctgaTTTCACTGAATGAGACCGCTCTCCTTTAAGGAGGGTTTGTTTAGAGACAGTTAAatcaacattatgtaacttctgAGATTACTTTAAAACAACATGCCTCCTGGATAAACATCACACGTTTCTTTCATTTCAAAAATTGCTCCAAACAAGGTAAGAAAAAgggattgtttttttaaaccagaaCATCAAATCAGTTCAGCTAACAATAAACTTCAAtcgatacccagccctagtctAGGGACTCCaccttaaataaaaaagaaaaatctcaaCAGGAACAGATATGGATCCTGTCGAGAACAAGCCCACTGACCACCACTCACTTCCATATAAAGTCAAAGGGGAAGCTctgcagcagaatgtgaaaCTTATGAAAGGTTTCTTTCATaatctgtgtgagtgtgacggTGTGTCACTCACCCGTATTCGTGTGGTATCctgatgactgatgacttcATCTCCTGGCTGCTGTAGTCGTCATGAATGAGCTCAGGGCGGGGCTCTGTTTTGATTGGCTTGTGCAGGTCGTGGACGTCGACTCGCAGCTCCAGCGGCTTCGTAGAGTGAACTGAGTAGATATGAAATAATCAGCAAATGTGAGCTTTTCAGTATTGACAGGAATATATTGTTTCTACCTTATACATGAAACTAAGATAGTTTtgcattagcatgttagcttgtaAGCATGCTGCTGTGATAAACGTGGCTTCACCTGGCTTGTGGTCCCTGCTTCGATGGTGGTCGTCCTCACCGGTGACAGGCGGGCTCACCATGATCGGCTGATGCAGGTGGAACGGCGACTGGTagaggacagacagaggcaCCATGACCGGAGAAACCAAGACCCCTGACCCCTGGATGACCCCGGAGCCCGGGGTTGGGTAAGGAAGTGAGGGAATGGGTGGCGGGAGAGCATGGGAGGGCGAGGAGCGCGGATGGGAGTGTGGAGGGGAGCAGCGGGGGGAGGCGTGGCTCGCCGGGTTGTAGGGGGAAGACGGGGAGCTGCGTGAGGAGGCCggggaggaggcggaggagcagggtggggaggaggaggaagaggtggaggaggaacgcttgctgactgacaggtccaCTGGTTCCagctgggtgtgtgtggggtTGCTGGGGGTGTGAGACTGGGTGAAGGCGTGCATGTGTGCCGGGTGGTAGAGGTGGGTGGGATGGGAGAAGATCACTCCGTACGGCTCAGAGGTTTTCACCAACGAGGAGTAGAATGACTGCGGGAGAGGATGCAGGAGAAGGAGGCAGGGAAGGGGGACAAAAGAGCAGAGAGTTAAAACTTTCCGCTCTGCATTGAATCACAGGGAAAACACGTTTCTGCCGCACAAACAACTACAGCCAGCCAAAAAATGTTAAACCCAGCTCTGTTTGGAAGCGGATAAATgttgtgtctatgtgtgtgtgtgtgtgtgtgtgtgtgcgtgtgtgtgttcattagCCTGCTGCCTGGCAGTGTTTTTACCCATTGTATTCAAATGTCCACTGTACAGCAGCCTGTTTGTCCAGGAAGAGCAGGAATGTGGGAACCAGTCTGTCTAGACACGTAACAGgcatgtgtgtaggtgtgtgtaggtCAGAGTTACTGTACATGTTCAGGCATGATCgccgcacacaaacacacacaagcac from Sparus aurata chromosome 1, fSpaAur1.1, whole genome shotgun sequence encodes the following:
- the klf3 gene encoding Krueppel-like factor 3 isoform X1 encodes the protein MCALFCRSLACAAMLMYDYPLKTDMETSFYSSLVKTSEPYGVIFSHPTHLYHPAHMHAFTQSHTPSNPTHTQLEPVDLSVSKRSSSTSSSSSPPCSSASSPASSRSSPSSPYNPASHASPRCSPPHSHPRSSPSHALPPPIPSLPYPTPGSGVIQGSGVLVSPVMVPLSVLYQSPFHLHQPIMVSPPVTGEDDHHRSRDHKPVHSTKPLELRVDVHDLHKPIKTEPRPELIHDDYSSQEMKSSVIRIPHEYGGNNPSVIVHSGTQHPLPAESPDTLKKRRIHRCDFSGCNKVYTKSSHLKAHRRTHTGEKPYKCMWEGCTWKFARSDELTRHFRKHTGVKPFQCPDCERSFSRSDHLALHKKRHLLV
- the klf3 gene encoding Krueppel-like factor 3 isoform X2, whose amino-acid sequence is MLMYDYPLKTDMETSFYSSLVKTSEPYGVIFSHPTHLYHPAHMHAFTQSHTPSNPTHTQLEPVDLSVSKRSSSTSSSSSPPCSSASSPASSRSSPSSPYNPASHASPRCSPPHSHPRSSPSHALPPPIPSLPYPTPGSGVIQGSGVLVSPVMVPLSVLYQSPFHLHQPIMVSPPVTGEDDHHRSRDHKPVHSTKPLELRVDVHDLHKPIKTEPRPELIHDDYSSQEMKSSVIRIPHEYGGNNPSVIVHSGTQHPLPAESPDTLKKRRIHRCDFSGCNKVYTKSSHLKAHRRTHTGEKPYKCMWEGCTWKFARSDELTRHFRKHTGVKPFQCPDCERSFSRSDHLALHKKRHLLV